One stretch of Tepidibacter hydrothermalis DNA includes these proteins:
- a CDS encoding cyclase family protein, which yields MKLIDLTHTFESTMTVFPGMNPAVVEQIFNVEEHGYNVTRLEIITHMGTHLDCKSHVFTEGFTTSDKDINNFCGNGVVIDCSHLKANEEIGIDVLNNYDLHEKEFLLFYTGWDKYWNSNKYIENFPVISVELAQYLASINIKGIGLDVISIDRVNNSELSTHKIVLGKNKIIIENLKGLNELVDKNFTFMCLPLKIKDGDGSPIRAVAIIE from the coding sequence ATGAAATTAATAGATTTAACACATACTTTTGAAAGTACTATGACTGTGTTTCCTGGAATGAATCCAGCTGTAGTAGAGCAAATATTCAATGTAGAAGAGCATGGATACAATGTTACAAGACTAGAAATTATTACTCATATGGGAACACACCTTGATTGCAAATCTCATGTGTTTACAGAAGGGTTTACAACTTCAGATAAAGATATAAATAACTTTTGTGGAAACGGAGTAGTAATAGATTGTTCCCATTTAAAAGCCAATGAAGAAATAGGTATCGATGTTCTTAATAATTATGATCTTCATGAAAAAGAATTTTTACTGTTTTATACAGGATGGGATAAATACTGGAATAGTAATAAGTACATAGAAAACTTCCCAGTAATATCAGTAGAATTAGCACAATATTTAGCTAGTATTAATATAAAAGGTATAGGTCTTGATGTAATATCAATAGACAGAGTGAATAATTCAGAGTTGTCTACTCATAAAATAGTACTTGGAAAAAACAAAATAATAATTGAAAATCTTAAAGGTTTAAACGAACTAGTTGATAAAAATTTTACGTTCATGTGCTTACCTTTAAAAATTAAAGACGGAGATGGTTCTCCTATAAGGGCTGTAGCTATTATTGAATAA
- a CDS encoding sporulation protein has product MGILSSIGLGNTKVNFKLNSNELTPGSKVNATLYIEGVSYEYYIENIFIKVITKHTQIKSDTQHITSNIAAKAKHVIQNIEVPINETIKANQSVEKNIEFVLDIETPITISKSEVWIEVCVENSIFNKRYDVKVNPHPFSAKILDSIEEIGFSIDKVYNDCFYGVKEGVPFVQWFVYTPNKEIREKFEQIRIAYLIEAEGVRLLVELDNMAKGIKGAVKTLLNVDAQEERMNICFTKEEINMGKEYIKNKLIESILSQTRI; this is encoded by the coding sequence ATGGGTATTTTATCTAGTATAGGATTAGGGAATACAAAAGTGAATTTTAAACTTAATTCAAATGAGTTAACACCGGGTTCAAAAGTGAATGCAACTTTATATATAGAAGGTGTAAGTTATGAATATTATATAGAGAATATATTTATAAAAGTTATTACAAAGCATACTCAGATAAAATCTGATACACAGCATATAACAAGCAATATAGCTGCCAAAGCAAAGCATGTTATTCAAAACATTGAGGTTCCTATAAATGAAACTATAAAAGCAAATCAGAGTGTAGAAAAAAACATAGAGTTCGTACTAGACATTGAAACACCAATAACTATAAGTAAATCAGAAGTATGGATAGAGGTTTGTGTTGAGAATTCGATTTTTAATAAAAGATATGATGTAAAGGTAAATCCACATCCGTTTTCAGCTAAGATATTAGACTCAATTGAAGAAATAGGATTTTCAATAGATAAAGTATATAATGATTGTTTTTATGGGGTTAAAGAAGGGGTTCCTTTTGTTCAATGGTTTGTATATACACCTAATAAAGAGATAAGAGAGAAATTCGAACAAATAAGAATAGCTTACTTAATAGAAGCTGAAGGGGTAAGATTATTAGTTGAGCTTGATAATATGGCTAAAGGAATTAAAGGAGCAGTAAAAACATTATTGAATGTAGATGCTCAAGAAGAAAGAATGAATATTTGCTTTACTAAAGAAGAAATAAATATGGGTAAAGAATATATCAAGAATAAATTGATTGAAAGTATTTTATCTCAAACCCGTATATAG
- a CDS encoding alpha/beta hydrolase has protein sequence MNKSKIEKVNFYSDILSKEMSMLVYLPECYNTLIPLPVLYFLHGRSGSENIMFEIDIKTKADQMIKDGEIKPMIIACPRIENSRGVNSSLMCKEVPDFGDNNRIINLGMYEDYFMKEIVPLIDKTFNTIKDRKGRYIGGISAGGYVALHNTFRYQHMFSKVGGHMPALDLQLEDEDKLYFKDIGVWEKYDPIYIARNNNISPDIDVYLDAGDKDEGGFYKGCSILHKILKEKGINSQNHIFPGNHSAEYIQSNIEKYLKFYGC, from the coding sequence ATGAATAAATCAAAAATAGAAAAAGTAAATTTTTATAGCGATATACTTAGTAAAGAAATGTCAATGTTGGTGTATTTACCTGAATGCTATAATACTTTAATTCCTCTACCTGTATTATATTTTCTACATGGAAGAAGTGGGAGTGAAAATATAATGTTTGAAATCGATATAAAAACTAAAGCTGATCAAATGATAAAAGATGGGGAAATTAAGCCTATGATAATTGCATGTCCAAGAATTGAAAACAGCAGAGGGGTGAACTCATCCTTAATGTGTAAAGAGGTACCTGATTTTGGAGATAATAATAGAATAATAAATTTAGGAATGTATGAAGATTACTTTATGAAAGAGATAGTACCTTTAATAGATAAAACTTTTAATACTATAAAAGATAGAAAAGGAAGATATATAGGAGGAATATCTGCTGGGGGTTATGTAGCTCTTCACAATACATTTCGATATCAGCATATGTTTTCAAAAGTAGGAGGTCATATGCCTGCTTTAGATCTGCAACTTGAAGATGAAGATAAGCTATATTTTAAAGACATAGGTGTATGGGAAAAATATGATCCAATATATATTGCAAGAAACAATAATATTTCTCCTGATATTGATGTCTATCTTGATGCTGGAGATAAGGATGAAGGTGGATTTTATAAAGGGTGCTCAATTTTACATAAAATATTGAAAGAAAAAGGAATAAATTCTCAGAATCATATATTTCCAGGTAATCATAGTGCTGAATATATACAATCAAATATTGAAAAATATTTAAAATTTTATGGATGTTAA
- a CDS encoding DMT family transporter, with product MNKDKLKGTLLVIISALTFGNIPLFSKFAYNEGLSVSTLLFLRFFTASIILWLYILIKKFKFKTTKANFRHILLISIIGYAGSSSGLFYAYKYISSSLATIVIYCYPIIVVGYEMICNRKNGPDYKKLFCLTTTTIGLVLVVCIGPMKINLTGVILAFLGAIAYAYFCVGIGDKRIESLNSIVVSTYVMSSCMMFYFLQCVFTNEPLLPSNMKGFLYSLILAIVCSIIPTVTMYEGVKRIGVGNSVIIGTFEPLFVCILGVVFLHEIITTNMVIGGSLIILSLIFLQVPSEKIYYKKMTYK from the coding sequence ATGAACAAAGACAAACTAAAGGGAACATTATTAGTTATAATCTCAGCACTAACATTTGGAAACATACCTTTATTTTCAAAATTTGCCTATAATGAAGGATTGTCTGTTAGTACCTTATTATTTTTAAGATTTTTTACTGCAAGTATAATTTTATGGCTGTATATTTTAATAAAAAAATTTAAATTTAAAACTACTAAAGCAAACTTCAGGCATATACTTTTAATAAGTATTATTGGTTATGCCGGTTCATCTTCTGGACTTTTTTATGCTTATAAATATATATCTAGTTCTTTAGCTACAATAGTAATTTATTGTTATCCTATTATAGTAGTTGGTTATGAAATGATCTGTAATAGAAAAAATGGTCCTGATTATAAGAAACTTTTTTGCTTAACTACAACAACTATTGGGCTAGTTTTGGTAGTTTGTATTGGACCTATGAAAATAAATTTAACAGGGGTTATTCTAGCTTTTTTAGGAGCTATTGCATATGCTTATTTTTGTGTAGGAATTGGAGACAAGAGAATAGAAAGCTTAAACTCTATAGTAGTCTCAACATATGTTATGAGTTCATGCATGATGTTTTATTTTTTACAATGTGTATTTACTAATGAACCTTTATTACCTTCAAATATGAAAGGTTTTTTATATTCTCTTATTCTAGCTATTGTATGTAGTATTATACCTACAGTTACAATGTATGAAGGTGTTAAACGAATAGGAGTTGGAAATTCTGTTATTATCGGTACATTTGAACCTTTATTTGTATGTATTTTAGGAGTTGTTTTTTTACATGAAATCATCACAACAAATATGGTAATAGGAGGATCTTTAATTATTCTCTCATTAATATTTTTACAAGTTCCATCTGAAAAAATCTATTATAAAAAAATGACCTATAAATAG
- a CDS encoding sporulation protein, with product MGLGNTKVNFILNSNELTPGSKVNAILHIEGVSYEHYIENILKIS from the coding sequence ATAGGATTAGGAAATACAAAAGTGAATTTTATACTTAATTCAAATGAGTTAACACCGGGTTCCAAAGTGAATGCAATTTTACATATAGAAGGTGTAAGTTATGAACATTATATAGAGAATATATTAAAAATAAGTTGA
- a CDS encoding H-type small acid-soluble spore protein has product MNKKRAKDIASSPVMANVTYNGSQIYIESVNENNDSASIHFLDQSKNRQQVPLSSLKEH; this is encoded by the coding sequence ATGAATAAAAAACGTGCTAAAGATATTGCTTCTTCTCCAGTTATGGCTAATGTAACTTATAATGGATCGCAGATTTATATCGAATCAGTAAATGAAAATAATGACTCGGCTAGTATACATTTTCTTGACCAATCAAAAAATAGACAACAAGTTCCTTTGAGTAGCTTAAAGGAACACTAA
- a CDS encoding methyl-accepting chemotaxis protein: MYLKIKSKILIGFLLVCVIVLFNGYINFNINQTLETAINQVGKNNAPLVDASMEIKLTTTEAHLWLEEILTGAEPPESIETVKALLDDSIFFANVIISGGENYEGIFLPTDNPEIRNKTKKVLLLLNDFRELALNRYDTVIVKKETENLQALDDQFDSVFKELSIEADEVESMIQDLMAQDIENAENTATNGKFTLIISLIIILLLSISIGIVLSNIIVKPIKRTTLVMQDIAEGDGDLTKRLSVKTKDEIGELSKWFNIFLDNIRDIVIMVENTSQQVAASSEELTATSQQSAATVEEVAQSINEIAMSAANQAQSTTEGSEKLMILGNLIEKDAKHIDVLTESSSKVNGLIEQGLDVIDRLAIKTKESSCATYNIYESIIKTNESSEKISEASNLITSIAEQTNLLALNAAIEAARAGEHGKGFAVVAEEIRKLAEQSTNSTKIIDDMVGNLQQNATKAVKSMEDVEKILKEQVENVNLTESKYKEIAEAMKKSRESVETINKSGKQMEQKKNEALYTVQTLSAVAEENAAGTEQASSSIQEQATSIEEITNASTSLLQLSQELQLLIERFKF; the protein is encoded by the coding sequence ATGTATTTAAAAATCAAAAGTAAAATTTTAATTGGTTTTCTACTTGTATGTGTAATTGTTTTGTTTAATGGTTATATTAATTTTAATATTAATCAAACCCTAGAAACTGCAATTAATCAAGTAGGAAAAAATAATGCGCCTCTTGTTGATGCTTCTATGGAGATAAAACTGACAACAACAGAAGCTCATTTATGGCTAGAAGAAATATTAACAGGAGCTGAGCCGCCTGAATCAATTGAAACCGTTAAAGCATTATTGGATGATTCAATATTTTTTGCTAATGTTATTATATCAGGTGGTGAAAACTATGAAGGTATTTTCTTACCTACAGATAATCCTGAAATTCGAAATAAAACAAAAAAGGTATTATTACTGCTGAATGATTTTCGTGAATTAGCTCTAAATCGTTATGATACAGTTATTGTTAAAAAGGAAACTGAGAATTTGCAAGCATTAGATGACCAATTTGATAGTGTTTTTAAAGAGTTAAGTATAGAAGCTGATGAAGTAGAAAGTATGATACAGGATTTAATGGCTCAAGATATCGAAAATGCAGAAAATACAGCTACTAATGGTAAATTCACTTTAATTATTTCTCTAATAATTATCTTATTATTATCCATTTCTATTGGTATTGTATTGTCAAATATCATTGTAAAACCTATAAAAAGAACTACACTCGTAATGCAGGATATAGCTGAAGGTGATGGTGATTTAACTAAGAGGTTAAGTGTAAAAACAAAAGATGAAATTGGTGAATTATCAAAGTGGTTTAATATTTTCTTAGACAATATTAGAGATATTGTTATAATGGTTGAAAATACATCGCAACAAGTAGCTGCTTCTTCAGAAGAATTAACAGCTACTTCACAACAGTCTGCTGCAACGGTAGAAGAAGTAGCTCAAAGCATTAATGAAATTGCAATGAGTGCAGCAAATCAGGCTCAAAGTACAACTGAAGGTTCAGAAAAACTAATGATTCTTGGAAATTTAATAGAAAAAGATGCAAAACATATAGACGTATTGACAGAATCATCAAGTAAAGTAAATGGTCTAATAGAACAAGGATTGGATGTCATTGACAGACTAGCTATAAAAACAAAAGAAAGCAGCTGTGCTACATATAATATTTATGAAAGTATTATAAAGACCAATGAAAGCTCTGAAAAAATCAGTGAAGCAAGCAATCTTATCACATCTATTGCAGAGCAAACAAATTTACTTGCATTAAATGCAGCTATTGAAGCTGCCCGAGCAGGAGAGCATGGCAAAGGCTTTGCTGTAGTTGCAGAGGAAATTAGAAAGCTTGCTGAACAATCAACAAACTCAACAAAGATCATTGATGATATGGTAGGAAATTTACAACAGAATGCAACTAAAGCAGTAAAATCTATGGAAGATGTAGAAAAAATATTAAAAGAACAGGTTGAAAATGTGAATCTTACAGAAAGTAAGTATAAAGAAATCGCAGAAGCAATGAAAAAATCAAGAGAATCAGTAGAAACAATAAACAAATCAGGAAAACAAATGGAGCAAAAGAAAAATGAAGCATTATATACTGTTCAAACCCTTTCAGCAGTCGCAGAAGAAAACGCAGCAGGAACTGAACAAGCTTCTTCTTCTATACAGGAGCAAGCAACTTCTATTGAAGAAATTACAAATGCAAGTACAAGTTTATTACAATTATCCCAAGAGCTTCAACTATTAATCGAAAGATTCAAATTTTAG
- a CDS encoding YnfA family protein, whose product MLNSIILFILAGIAEIGGGYLIWIWLREGKPYVYGIIGAVVLIIYGIIPTFQKFPSFGRVYAAYGGIFVFLSILWGWGIDKKTPDVFDFIGGVVCLVGVGIILWAPRH is encoded by the coding sequence TTGCTAAATTCTATAATACTATTCATATTAGCAGGCATTGCAGAAATTGGTGGGGGATACTTGATATGGATTTGGCTAAGAGAAGGTAAACCGTATGTTTATGGTATAATCGGAGCTGTCGTTTTGATTATATATGGAATAATACCGACATTCCAAAAGTTCCCAAGCTTTGGAAGGGTATATGCAGCCTATGGTGGAATATTTGTTTTTTTATCGATATTATGGGGATGGGGAATAGATAAAAAGACTCCTGATGTATTTGATTTTATAGGTGGAGTTGTATGTTTAGTAGGAGTAGGGATAATTCTTTGGGCTCCAAGGCATTAA
- a CDS encoding NADH peroxidase, giving the protein MKKFICKVCGYTHEGENAPEVCPQCKAPKDQFIEHDETKLAWADEHFVGIAKDVDPEIIEGLRQNFLGECTEVGMYLAMSRQADREGFPEVAEAYKRIAWEEAEHAAKFAELLGEVVTDSTEKNLQMRVDAEHGACMGKKELATKAKKLNLDAIHDTVHEMCKDEARHGSAFNGLLKRHFNK; this is encoded by the coding sequence ATGAAAAAATTTATATGTAAAGTATGCGGTTACACTCACGAAGGAGAAAATGCACCAGAGGTATGTCCACAATGTAAGGCTCCTAAAGATCAATTTATCGAGCATGATGAAACAAAATTAGCTTGGGCTGATGAGCATTTTGTTGGAATAGCTAAAGATGTAGATCCAGAAATAATCGAAGGTCTTCGTCAAAACTTCTTAGGAGAATGTACAGAAGTAGGTATGTACCTTGCTATGAGCCGTCAAGCAGATAGAGAAGGTTTCCCAGAAGTAGCAGAAGCTTACAAGAGAATCGCTTGGGAAGAAGCAGAGCATGCTGCTAAATTTGCAGAGTTATTAGGAGAAGTTGTAACTGATAGCACTGAAAAGAACTTACAAATGAGAGTAGATGCAGAGCACGGAGCTTGCATGGGTAAAAAAGAATTAGCTACTAAAGCTAAAAAGTTAAACTTAGATGCAATCCATGATACAGTTCATGAAATGTGTAAAGATGAAGCTAGACATGGTTCAGCTTTCAATGGTTTATTAAAGAGACACTTTAATAAATAA
- a CDS encoding MarR family winged helix-turn-helix transcriptional regulator — translation MKLEVNLLEMEEYIHKVHKRYIEKIMSKQEFSRFSINHMYYLEYIYTLNNPTFSQLAEALNVTKPSVTAMIKKLTDKGYVEKMNSQYDKREFHIYLTDRGKEILNAELEVYKHFTEKISKYLSEDEIELFSKLISKIILNIKKEKTMEVIECN, via the coding sequence ATGAAGCTTGAAGTAAATTTGTTGGAAATGGAAGAATATATTCATAAAGTACATAAAAGATATATAGAAAAGATCATGAGTAAACAGGAATTTTCAAGATTTAGTATAAATCATATGTATTATTTAGAATATATATATACACTTAATAATCCAACTTTTAGCCAATTAGCTGAGGCTTTAAATGTTACTAAGCCCTCTGTTACAGCTATGATAAAAAAATTGACAGATAAAGGGTATGTAGAGAAGATGAACTCGCAATATGATAAAAGAGAATTTCATATATACTTAACGGATAGAGGAAAAGAAATTTTAAATGCAGAGCTTGAGGTTTATAAGCATTTTACAGAGAAAATATCTAAGTATTTATCTGAAGATGAAATAGAATTATTTTCAAAATTAATATCAAAAATTATATTAAATATAAAAAAGGAAAAAACTATGGAGGTTATAGAATGCAATTAG
- a CDS encoding HutP family protein, translating to MQLDSTHIAKASIKIAITSSREDEQRVIKELNKEGIKAVAVDIGGNLIQSIPKVIERALVASRRSGVIKECHVHDGAVVGAAREAIMQVASKANGMNVGGKIGITRHKEHVSVCIFMSMGLLHLNDVVVGLCHRSIPDIY from the coding sequence ATGCAATTAGACAGTACTCATATAGCAAAGGCATCTATCAAGATAGCTATAACAAGCTCAAGAGAAGATGAGCAAAGGGTAATAAAAGAATTAAATAAAGAAGGTATAAAAGCAGTTGCAGTTGATATAGGAGGAAATTTAATACAGTCTATACCAAAGGTTATAGAAAGAGCACTTGTAGCATCAAGAAGAAGTGGGGTTATAAAAGAGTGTCATGTACACGATGGAGCAGTAGTAGGAGCCGCTAGAGAAGCCATAATGCAGGTAGCCTCAAAGGCAAATGGAATGAATGTAGGGGGAAAAATAGGGATTACAAGACACAAAGAGCATGTAAGCGTTTGTATATTTATGAGTATGGGGCTTTTACATTTAAATGATGTTGTTGTTGGGTTATGTCATAGGTCAATACCAGATATATATTAG
- a CDS encoding cation:proton antiporter has translation MGDFISLALALIFGVLLGKAMNKMNMPAVGGYIIAGLIIGVSGFNIVNEQVIEELSFISDVALGIIAFNIGSEFKIQEMKKLGKNIFIIAFCEAMGAFVLVTGIMLALGQDMPTALILGSISSATAPAATVMVLKEYKARGPLTSTLLGVVAVDDAISLMIYAVSASIAKVFLKHEVLTVSKVIIHPITEIVLSIGVGGLIGIVLCYLLKGAKNESEVLTFVIGSIVLIVGVALQFNLSPLLCAMATGIMVTNVSSKANKAFNILEKWSPPVTAAFFTLAGSRLDVSLIPKIGLLGVMYLLFRIVGKVGGASFGATISKAPAQVKKYIGLGLLSQVGVAIGLAITVGREFPGTPLGEIVITILMATTIITEIIGPVATKMAIKKADESSVLREVIKDVN, from the coding sequence ATGGGTGATTTTATCAGTTTAGCATTGGCACTTATATTTGGGGTTTTGCTTGGTAAGGCTATGAATAAAATGAATATGCCTGCAGTTGGAGGGTATATAATAGCAGGTCTTATAATTGGAGTATCAGGATTTAATATTGTGAATGAACAAGTAATAGAAGAGTTATCTTTTATAAGTGATGTAGCACTTGGAATAATAGCATTTAATATTGGTAGTGAGTTTAAAATACAGGAAATGAAAAAATTAGGTAAGAATATATTTATAATAGCCTTTTGTGAGGCTATGGGAGCATTTGTTTTAGTTACAGGAATAATGTTAGCACTTGGTCAAGATATGCCAACTGCACTTATATTAGGATCAATATCATCAGCTACAGCACCAGCAGCTACTGTTATGGTTCTTAAAGAGTATAAAGCTAGAGGACCTTTAACTAGTACATTACTTGGAGTTGTTGCGGTTGATGATGCAATATCTCTTATGATATATGCAGTTTCTGCATCTATTGCAAAGGTTTTCCTAAAGCATGAAGTTTTAACTGTATCGAAGGTAATTATTCATCCTATAACAGAAATAGTTTTATCTATAGGTGTAGGAGGGTTAATTGGAATAGTATTATGTTACTTACTTAAAGGTGCTAAGAATGAATCTGAAGTTTTAACTTTTGTTATTGGAAGTATTGTTTTAATTGTAGGGGTAGCTCTTCAATTTAATTTATCTCCACTTCTTTGTGCAATGGCAACTGGAATAATGGTAACAAATGTATCAAGTAAGGCAAATAAGGCATTTAATATACTTGAAAAATGGTCACCACCAGTAACTGCAGCATTCTTTACATTAGCAGGTTCTAGACTTGATGTTTCTTTAATTCCTAAGATAGGACTTTTAGGAGTTATGTACTTATTATTTAGAATAGTTGGAAAAGTAGGAGGGGCATCTTTTGGAGCTACAATTTCAAAAGCTCCAGCTCAGGTTAAGAAATATATAGGTCTGGGTCTTTTATCACAAGTAGGAGTTGCTATAGGTCTTGCAATAACTGTAGGTAGAGAGTTCCCAGGAACACCTCTTGGTGAAATTGTAATTACTATACTTATGGCTACAACTATAATTACAGAGATAATAGGACCTGTTGCAACTAAGATGGCAATTAAAAAAGCAGATGAAAGTTCAGTTTTAAGGGAAGTTATAAAAGATGTAAATTAA
- a CDS encoding ABC transporter substrate-binding protein produces MVGNKNFKIVVLLILLVVSLVGCKSVDTSKDDKIKIGITQITEHPALDLAREGFIKALEDNGFEDGNNIEIDFQSAQGDIPTSQTIAQNFVSQNKDMIFAIATPSAQSAFNSTNEIPILITAVTDPVEAGIVKSIEKTQTNVTGTSDITPVNKQFELIKKLVPNSKKVGIIYNTSEINSKIQVDMAKEEAKKIGFDIEEVGVSSVNEVSQAMDKLIQSVDVVYTPADNIVASSMSLIANKCNQKNIPIIGAEESHVKLGALATEGIDYNQLGYETGLMAVQVLNGEKPQDMSIQHIKNTTLVINEKVAKMLDIEIPDDLKAKAQLIKGDN; encoded by the coding sequence ATGGTAGGAAATAAGAATTTTAAAATCGTAGTTTTACTTATTTTATTGGTTGTATCGTTAGTAGGATGCAAATCAGTAGACACTTCAAAGGATGATAAAATCAAAATTGGAATAACTCAAATAACAGAGCATCCAGCTCTTGATTTAGCTAGAGAAGGATTTATTAAAGCTCTAGAAGATAATGGATTTGAGGATGGAAACAATATAGAAATAGACTTTCAAAGTGCTCAAGGAGATATACCTACATCTCAAACGATAGCACAAAATTTCGTATCTCAAAATAAGGATATGATATTTGCAATAGCAACCCCGTCAGCGCAAAGCGCATTCAATTCTACAAATGAAATCCCTATACTAATAACAGCAGTAACAGATCCTGTAGAAGCAGGAATAGTGAAATCTATTGAAAAAACACAGACAAATGTTACAGGAACTAGTGATATAACACCTGTTAATAAGCAGTTTGAACTTATAAAAAAATTAGTTCCAAATAGTAAAAAAGTAGGAATTATATACAATACAAGTGAAATAAATTCTAAAATCCAAGTTGATATGGCTAAAGAAGAGGCTAAAAAAATTGGATTTGATATAGAGGAAGTTGGAGTAAGTAGTGTTAATGAGGTATCTCAGGCTATGGACAAATTAATTCAAAGTGTAGATGTGGTATACACTCCAGCAGATAATATAGTTGCATCATCAATGAGTTTAATAGCAAATAAATGTAATCAAAAAAATATACCTATAATAGGAGCAGAGGAATCACACGTTAAATTAGGTGCTTTAGCTACGGAAGGAATAGACTACAATCAGTTAGGATATGAAACAGGTCTTATGGCTGTTCAGGTTTTAAATGGTGAAAAACCTCAGGATATGAGTATTCAGCATATTAAAAACACTACTCTTGTTATAAATGAAAAAGTAGCTAAAATGTTAGATATTGAGATACCAGATGATTTAAAAGCAAAGGCACAACTTATTAAGGGGGATAACTAG
- a CDS encoding ABC transporter permease, producing MDLIISILEQGLIFSLMALGVYITYKILDFPDLSVDGTFALGASVTAALLVKDINPIVATSASIIAGCIGGIATGILHVKFKITNLLSGILVMTALYSVNLRIMGKSNIPLFNQNTVFNINMQPIVIILIIAFLVKIALDIFLRTKMGFVLKACGDNEKLITSLGIDIGNIKIIGLMVSNGLVALAGSLLAQYQGFSDVTMGTGIIVMGLASVIFGEAVLKRFSIIKTTTMAVIGSILYKFSTALALKIGFNPADLKLITALIVVVAIASNNSKFKLNLNFIRRGDINDSNKKLMQNVQ from the coding sequence ATGGACTTAATTATAAGTATACTTGAACAAGGCTTAATATTTTCTTTAATGGCATTAGGCGTGTATATAACATACAAGATACTAGATTTTCCCGACTTATCAGTAGATGGAACATTTGCACTTGGAGCATCTGTTACAGCAGCTCTTTTGGTTAAAGATATAAATCCAATTGTTGCAACTTCAGCATCTATTATAGCTGGATGTATAGGAGGAATTGCAACTGGAATACTTCATGTTAAATTTAAAATAACAAACTTACTATCAGGTATACTAGTTATGACAGCTTTATACTCTGTAAATCTTAGAATAATGGGAAAGTCAAACATCCCATTATTCAATCAAAATACAGTATTTAATATAAATATGCAACCTATAGTTATAATACTTATAATAGCTTTTTTAGTGAAAATAGCATTAGATATTTTTCTTAGAACTAAAATGGGATTTGTATTAAAAGCATGTGGAGATAACGAAAAACTTATAACATCTCTTGGGATAGACATAGGGAATATAAAGATAATAGGACTTATGGTATCGAATGGTTTAGTTGCACTTGCAGGGTCATTACTTGCTCAATATCAAGGGTTCTCAGATGTTACAATGGGAACTGGTATTATAGTTATGGGTCTTGCATCAGTAATATTTGGAGAAGCAGTTTTAAAGAGATTCTCAATAATAAAGACTACTACAATGGCGGTTATAGGATCTATTTTATATAAATTTAGTACAGCTCTTGCTTTAAAAATTGGATTTAATCCAGCTGATTTGAAGCTTATAACAGCTTTGATAGTAGTGGTTGCTATAGCTTCTAATAACTCTAAATTCAAATTAAATCTAAACTTTATAAGAAGAGGTGATATAAATGATTCAAATAAGAAACTTATGCAAAACGTTCAATAA